The genomic segment ACCTTGCGTGAAGTTTATAGCCAATGGCCTTAAAGAAGAATTCTTTTTCTTAATAAAATTTTGTTCGAATGCTTCTGCCTCATGCTCTACAGACTAGCCCACTGCAAACGGTCAGACCTGATGGGGGATTTGACGACACTTTATCCAGCGATTTTGCACCTAGGCGGTGAAGGCGCAATGCAGGGGATTGTGGAAGAGATGAAGCGGATTTGTGGGCAATGGCCGTAGGGGGAAGGCGGAAGTAGGAACGCTGAAGGCGGAAAAAGCATTCTAGGCGACACTGTAGCCTGTATCTGCCCTGGCATACTCCGGCTGTAATCCCAACACAATATCCTCCTTCCTCACTCCCCGCTCCACCAACGCCTGCGCAATCAATCGATCGGTTTCATTCCGCTGAATCCAAACCTTCCCATTCTTAATATCCAAATGCATCAACACACTATAAAACCGTCGATTCCCTTGCCATCCTAAACTCACTAGCTGATAGTGATCACGATCGCGATCGTAAATAGTCTGAATTTCTGAATCAGCCTGTACCACTTCACCCCCAGCATATTCAGCCAAAAGCGCTGTAATAATATCTCGATATTGCTCTAGTCCTTCCATAGGACAATTTCCTCCTCAATTGGGTTGTAAATGAGCAGCTTCACCCCATAAGTTTGCACTGAGGCTTTCGCTAATGGACGTTGGAAAAACATCTCATAGGCAATCAGTGGCACTGCTAAATATAGTTTGCGATCGGGTTCCACACTTTGCAACACCAACCGATAATTCAAAAACTGTCCTAAGGCTGCATGGTAATCAAACAAAGCAGACTCACTCAAAAAGCTCTTGATTTCAACAGCGATTTTTTCATTGTCACGTTCCGCTGCAAGTAGTCTTTCTGCTCCCAAGTCAATTCTCACTTCATCTTCATCCTCGAACTTCAACCTCAGAGGATCGGCAGTAATATTCCATGCCTCCTTCAACAAAGCTGTCTTCACTGCGTCATGGTATCGGTCTTTTGCAGACATTTTATCGATCGGGATTGACTGGGCTTTTGTTTTCTATCATACCTCCCCCGCCTCCCCCTCGCTTCCCTTCCGCGCACCGACTGGCAAGCCTACCTGCACCTGCTAGCCCACCGCACAAGGGCAGCCCTGCTGGGTGATTTAGTGACGCTTTATCCCGCAATTTTACACCTAGGCGGTGAAGGCGCAATGAGGGGAATTGTGGAAGAGATGAAGCGGATTTGTGGGCAATGGCCGTAGGGGGAAGGCGGAAGTAGGAACGCTGAAGGCGGAATAGGGGGATGGGAAGTCCGGGGGAGGCGATTCTTGGGGTAGAGGTTAGGCACGGGAGGATGCGCTAGACTGGAGACATCTAGCCGATCGATTCGGGTAAGCCCCATGACTCTGAAAGAAACCTTACTGCAAGAACTCGAAACCGCTGATGAAGAATTGATCACAGCAGCGATCGAATGGGTACGATCGCGCAAACATCAAACCGCACTGCCACCTGCCAGTGGTGTCCCAATTCAGCGTGGGGCAAAACTGGGTGACTTACTTGAATTTGCGGGCACTTGGGCGGGTGAAGATTTAGCCGATTGTTTAGAAAACGTCTATGCCACCCGCAGTAAAACCGATTTTAGCGCTGCTCCCCAACCCTTCGAGTAACGATGTATCTGCTTGACACCAACCATTGCAGCCAGATTATTGCAGGCGATCGGCAAGTGATTCAGGAAATTCTCAGCCGTCGTAATGAAGGCGTTGCAATTAGTGTTATTGTCCAAGGTGAGCTGCGTTTCATGGCCGAACATTCCGCTCAAAGAACTGAAAATCTAAATCAGATTCAAGGCTTTCTGGAACGATTTGATCTGTATCCGATTAGTGCGGATATCAGTAATACCTATGCCTCACTCAAAGCTTCACTGCTCAGGACGTTTGGGCCAAAAGATCAAGCTCAGCGCCGTAAAACACGAATTCAAACAATTGGTTTTGATGATAACGATCTGTGGATTGCGGCTACAGCGATTCAGCATCAGCTTATTTTGGTTTCGGCGGACAGTGATTTCGATCGAATGCAGCAAGTCTCAACACTACGGGTTGAATCCTGGATAATGTAAGTTCTTAAGGCTCCACCTGCTAGCCCAGCGCACACAGGCAGCCCTGATGGGGGATTTGGCAACACTTTACGCAGCGATTTTACACCTAGATGGAGAAGTTAGAATAGAGGCAGGCTAACGTGATTTATAAGAGACTGAGATGAATATTACCTTG from the Alkalinema sp. FACHB-956 genome contains:
- a CDS encoding DUF2281 domain-containing protein; this encodes MTLKETLLQELETADEELITAAIEWVRSRKHQTALPPASGVPIQRGAKLGDLLEFAGTWAGEDLADCLENVYATRSKTDFSAAPQPFE
- a CDS encoding type II toxin-antitoxin system VapC family toxin, producing MYLLDTNHCSQIIAGDRQVIQEILSRRNEGVAISVIVQGELRFMAEHSAQRTENLNQIQGFLERFDLYPISADISNTYASLKASLLRTFGPKDQAQRRKTRIQTIGFDDNDLWIAATAIQHQLILVSADSDFDRMQQVSTLRVESWIM
- a CDS encoding XisI protein, which translates into the protein MEGLEQYRDIITALLAEYAGGEVVQADSEIQTIYDRDRDHYQLVSLGWQGNRRFYSVLMHLDIKNGKVWIQRNETDRLIAQALVERGVRKEDIVLGLQPEYARADTGYSVA
- a CDS encoding XisH family protein gives rise to the protein MSAKDRYHDAVKTALLKEAWNITADPLRLKFEDEDEVRIDLGAERLLAAERDNEKIAVEIKSFLSESALFDYHAALGQFLNYRLVLQSVEPDRKLYLAVPLIAYEMFFQRPLAKASVQTYGVKLLIYNPIEEEIVLWKD